One genomic window of Novosphingobium aureum includes the following:
- a CDS encoding SUF system Fe-S cluster assembly protein, translating to MNDEKPTFRVEEVDAATPPQRARVDDAAAPAAGAAGGERQRDYLDGFLAEKPQGEDPGAPGGAIYEAVIDALKEIFDPEIPVNIYDLGLIYNVEVSDEASVNVIMTLTTPHCPVAESMPGEVEMRVAAVPGVRDCEVALVWDPPWDMAKMSDEAKLELGML from the coding sequence ATGAACGACGAGAAGCCCACCTTCCGCGTGGAAGAAGTCGATGCAGCGACCCCGCCCCAGCGCGCACGGGTCGACGATGCAGCGGCTCCCGCTGCCGGTGCCGCGGGCGGCGAACGCCAGCGCGACTATCTCGACGGTTTCCTCGCCGAGAAGCCGCAGGGCGAGGACCCCGGCGCGCCCGGCGGTGCGATCTACGAAGCCGTGATCGATGCGCTGAAGGAAATCTTCGACCCCGAGATCCCGGTCAACATCTACGACCTGGGGCTCATCTACAATGTCGAGGTCTCCGACGAGGCATCGGTCAACGTTATCATGACGCTCACGACACCGCACTGCCCGGTCGCCGAATCGATGCCCGGCGAAGTCGAGATGCGCGTTGCCGCGGTGCCCGGCGTTCGCGATTGCGAGGTCGCGCTGGTGTGGGATCCGCCGTGGGACATGGCCAAGATGTCCGACGAGGCCAAGCTCGAACTGGGCATGCTGTGA
- a CDS encoding quinone-dependent dihydroorotate dehydrogenase has protein sequence MLYSIIRPALFRLDAESAHTLAIRALKLAPSGKPPRVRPALESRVAGLTFPNPVGMAAGFDKDGEVPDALLGQGFGFAEVGSITPLPQAGNPRPRLFRLVEDHAVINRMGFNNKGAQSAVDRLEARKGRPGIVGINIGANKDSTDRVADYAIMARLMAPLASYLAVNISSPNTPGLRALQDESALTGLLDAVNDAKAAACPEGGPPVFLKVAPDLEPVDIDAIARIAIERGLGALIVSNTTISRPALASAHAGEAGGLSGAPLRDLAQQRLSDFRKATGGEIALIGVGGIATAEDAWARIRAGASLVQLYSAMVYEGPGIARDICKGLERLMKRDGFNSIAEAVGTA, from the coding sequence GTGCTCTATTCCATCATCCGCCCAGCGCTCTTCCGCCTCGATGCCGAATCGGCCCACACGCTCGCGATTCGCGCGCTCAAGCTCGCCCCTTCCGGCAAGCCGCCGCGCGTGCGGCCCGCACTCGAGAGCCGCGTTGCCGGTCTGACCTTCCCCAATCCGGTCGGGATGGCGGCCGGATTCGACAAGGACGGCGAGGTTCCGGACGCGCTTTTGGGGCAGGGCTTCGGGTTCGCCGAAGTCGGCTCGATCACTCCGCTGCCGCAGGCGGGCAATCCCAGGCCGCGCCTGTTCCGCCTCGTCGAGGATCATGCGGTGATCAACCGGATGGGCTTCAACAACAAGGGTGCGCAATCCGCGGTCGACCGGCTCGAGGCGCGCAAGGGACGCCCGGGAATCGTCGGCATCAACATCGGCGCGAACAAGGATTCGACCGATCGCGTGGCCGATTATGCGATCATGGCAAGGCTGATGGCTCCATTGGCGAGCTATCTCGCGGTCAATATTTCGAGCCCCAACACCCCGGGCCTGCGCGCGCTGCAGGACGAGTCGGCGCTGACCGGACTGCTCGATGCGGTCAACGATGCCAAGGCCGCCGCCTGCCCCGAGGGCGGTCCGCCGGTCTTTCTCAAGGTGGCGCCCGATCTCGAACCCGTCGACATCGACGCGATCGCGCGTATCGCCATCGAACGCGGGCTGGGTGCGCTGATCGTCTCCAACACCACCATCTCGCGCCCCGCGCTGGCCTCGGCCCATGCGGGTGAGGCAGGCGGGCTTTCGGGCGCGCCGCTCAGGGATCTTGCCCAGCAGCGCCTCAGCGACTTTCGCAAGGCGACCGGCGGCGAGATCGCGCTCATCGGCGTGGGCGGGATCGCCACTGCCGAGGACGCCTGGGCCCGGATCCGTGCCGGGGCGAGCCTCGTCCAGCTCTACAGCGCGATGGTATACGAGGGTCCGGGCATCGCTCGCGACATCTGCAAGGGCCTCGAAAGATTGATGAAGCGCGACGGCTTCAACTCCATTGCGGAGGCCGTCGGAACCGCATAG
- a CDS encoding RrF2 family transcriptional regulator codes for MRLSSMADYAVVIMSAAARHCGACALAMPDGGKRSLLSAGQLAQETGVPAPTVQKLVSKLTAAGLLRSSRGVGGGLRLARPPAAITIADIVEAVEGPIALTACIDNGKHDCTLEGQCNVRPHWSPVNAAVRGALAQVPLTQFVEEA; via the coding sequence ATGCGCCTTTCCAGCATGGCAGATTACGCCGTCGTCATCATGTCCGCAGCCGCGCGGCATTGTGGCGCGTGCGCGCTCGCCATGCCCGATGGCGGCAAGCGCTCGCTGCTTTCGGCCGGACAGCTCGCGCAGGAGACGGGCGTGCCTGCCCCGACCGTGCAGAAGCTGGTGAGCAAGCTGACTGCCGCTGGCCTGCTGCGCTCGTCGCGCGGGGTCGGGGGCGGGCTGCGACTGGCACGACCGCCCGCAGCGATCACGATCGCCGATATCGTCGAAGCCGTGGAGGGCCCCATTGCGCTCACCGCGTGCATCGATAATGGCAAGCACGATTGCACGCTGGAAGGCCAGTGCAACGTGCGTCCGCACTGGTCGCCGGTGAACGCGGCCGTGCGCGGGGCATTGGCACAGGTGCCCCTGACCCAGTTCGTCGAGGAAGCATAA
- a CDS encoding aminotransferase class V-fold PLP-dependent enzyme: MSAETLTLRVQFPGLAGGWHYLDTAATAQKPQAVIDATVAAMGRDYATVHRGVYARSAEMTLAFEAARRRTAQFLGGREDEVVFTRGATESINLVAQTWAQDNMKAGDRILVSTLEHHANIVPWQMLRDRIGIEIDVCPLTADGAIDLEAAEKILDERHKLVALAHVSNVLGSVLHVEHAAKLAHNVGAKLLVDGCQAAPRIALDVAAMDCDFYAFSAHKLYGPTGIGVLWARREILEDMRPWQGGGAMIDRVTFDETTYAPAPQRFEAGTPMIIEALGMAAAMDWLEGVGLERALRHERELTAVLRRELAARNDVTVFGPEDSLGIVSFALDGVHPHDLGTILDEEAADGTRVAIRAGHHCAQPLMDHLGVPATARASFGLYSDESDIEALLKGIERTRRIFG; this comes from the coding sequence TTGAGCGCCGAGACCCTGACCCTTCGCGTCCAGTTCCCCGGCCTTGCCGGCGGCTGGCACTACCTCGACACCGCCGCGACCGCGCAAAAGCCGCAGGCAGTGATCGACGCGACCGTTGCCGCCATGGGCCGCGACTACGCGACCGTGCACCGCGGCGTCTACGCGCGTTCGGCCGAGATGACGCTCGCTTTCGAGGCCGCACGCCGCCGTACCGCGCAGTTCTTGGGCGGACGCGAGGACGAGGTGGTCTTCACCCGCGGCGCGACCGAATCGATCAACCTCGTCGCGCAGACCTGGGCACAGGACAACATGAAGGCAGGCGACCGCATTCTCGTCTCGACGCTCGAGCACCACGCCAACATCGTGCCCTGGCAGATGCTGCGTGATCGCATCGGCATCGAGATCGACGTGTGCCCGCTCACCGCGGATGGCGCGATCGACCTCGAAGCCGCCGAGAAGATCCTCGACGAGCGCCACAAGCTCGTCGCGCTGGCGCATGTTTCCAACGTGCTCGGCTCGGTGCTCCACGTGGAACATGCAGCGAAGCTGGCTCACAACGTAGGCGCGAAGCTGCTCGTCGATGGCTGCCAGGCCGCGCCGCGCATCGCGCTCGACGTGGCCGCGATGGACTGCGACTTCTACGCCTTCTCCGCGCACAAACTCTACGGTCCCACCGGGATCGGCGTGCTCTGGGCTCGGCGCGAGATTCTCGAGGACATGCGCCCCTGGCAGGGCGGCGGCGCGATGATCGACCGCGTGACCTTCGACGAGACGACTTACGCCCCTGCCCCGCAGCGCTTCGAGGCCGGCACCCCGATGATCATCGAGGCGCTTGGCATGGCAGCGGCGATGGACTGGCTCGAGGGCGTGGGTCTCGAGCGCGCGCTGCGCCACGAGCGCGAGCTGACCGCAGTGCTGCGGCGCGAACTCGCCGCGCGCAACGACGTGACCGTGTTCGGACCCGAGGATTCGCTGGGCATCGTCAGCTTCGCGCTTGACGGTGTCCACCCGCACGATCTTGGCACGATCCTCGACGAGGAAGCCGCCGACGGCACCCGCGTCGCGATCCGCGCCGGGCACCACTGCGCCCAGCCGCTGATGGACCATCTCGGCGTACCCGCCACCGCCCGGGCCAGCTTCGGCCTCTACAGTGATGAAAGCGATATCGAGGCGCTCCTGAAAGGGATCGAGCGCACGAGGAGAATTTTCGGATGA
- a CDS encoding AMP-dependent synthetase/ligase: MDLGEFDRSSNIVSLFLKRADALGERAMLQAKRDGEWQAISWAEAARRVCLMASALRRLGIEDGERVLIVSENRPEWCLADLAIMAAGGVTVPTYTTNTKRDHIHILEDSGACAAIVSNAKLGATLLPAILQTDCCRHVIGIEAMPAMQQGVVELHDWNALLEGDPVAARAEVEARLVSASRDDLACVIYTSGTGGAPRGVRQHHGMLLSNVAGAAQIILDDFHLDACETFLSFLPLSHAYEHTGGQMLPIGLGGQIYYAEGLEKLAGNIEEVSPTIMVVVPRLFEVLRTRIMKQVEKQGKVPSWMMHQAIALASRRAAGNRRISDFALDALLERTLRPKIRARFGGRMKALVSGGAPLNPEIGTFFDAMGLTLLQGYGQTESGPIISVNRPRAGIKMDTVGPPVRGAEVVIAEDGEVLVRGELVMSGYWRNPAASRAALIDGWLHTGDIGHIDARGRICITDRKKDMIVNDKGDNVSPQKVESMLTLQPEIGQAMVAGDKRPYVVGLIVPDAEWMQEWARENGAEPALATLAELPAFRTAVRDAIDRVNADLSVIEKVRQFTFADEPFAIENEEMTPSLKIRRHKLRERYGERLDGLYRS; this comes from the coding sequence ATGGATCTTGGTGAATTCGACCGCAGTTCGAACATCGTTTCGCTGTTCCTCAAGCGCGCCGATGCGCTGGGCGAGCGGGCCATGCTCCAGGCCAAGCGCGATGGCGAGTGGCAGGCGATCTCCTGGGCCGAAGCCGCGCGCCGGGTGTGCCTGATGGCTTCCGCGCTGCGCCGGCTCGGCATCGAGGATGGCGAGCGCGTCCTGATCGTCTCGGAGAACCGGCCCGAGTGGTGCCTTGCCGACCTCGCGATCATGGCCGCGGGTGGGGTGACGGTGCCCACCTACACCACCAACACCAAGCGCGATCACATCCACATCCTCGAGGATTCGGGTGCCTGCGCCGCCATCGTCTCCAACGCCAAGCTCGGCGCGACGCTGCTCCCCGCGATCCTGCAGACCGACTGCTGCCGCCACGTCATCGGCATCGAGGCAATGCCCGCGATGCAGCAGGGGGTGGTCGAACTGCACGACTGGAACGCGCTGCTCGAAGGCGATCCGGTGGCCGCACGCGCCGAGGTCGAGGCCCGGCTCGTCTCGGCCAGCCGTGACGATCTCGCCTGCGTGATCTACACCAGCGGCACCGGCGGTGCTCCGCGCGGGGTCCGCCAGCACCACGGCATGTTGCTCTCCAACGTGGCGGGCGCGGCGCAGATCATCCTCGACGACTTCCACCTCGACGCCTGCGAGACCTTCCTCTCGTTCCTCCCGCTCAGCCATGCCTACGAGCACACCGGCGGGCAGATGCTGCCGATCGGGCTGGGCGGCCAGATCTACTATGCCGAAGGGCTGGAGAAGCTCGCGGGCAACATCGAGGAAGTCAGCCCGACGATCATGGTCGTGGTCCCGCGCCTCTTCGAGGTGCTGCGCACGCGGATCATGAAGCAGGTCGAAAAGCAGGGCAAGGTGCCCAGCTGGATGATGCATCAGGCGATCGCGCTTGCCTCGCGCCGCGCTGCGGGCAATCGACGCATCAGCGACTTTGCGCTCGATGCCCTGCTCGAACGGACCCTGCGCCCCAAGATCCGCGCGCGCTTCGGCGGGCGGATGAAGGCGCTGGTCTCGGGCGGCGCGCCGCTCAACCCCGAGATCGGAACCTTCTTCGATGCCATGGGTCTGACCCTGCTGCAGGGCTACGGCCAGACCGAGAGCGGGCCGATCATCTCGGTCAATCGCCCCCGGGCCGGGATCAAGATGGACACCGTCGGCCCGCCGGTGCGCGGCGCCGAGGTGGTGATCGCCGAGGACGGGGAAGTCCTCGTGCGCGGCGAGCTGGTCATGTCCGGCTACTGGCGCAATCCCGCCGCCAGCCGCGCCGCGCTGATCGACGGCTGGCTGCACACCGGCGACATCGGCCACATCGACGCGCGCGGGCGCATCTGCATCACCGACCGCAAGAAGGACATGATCGTCAACGACAAGGGCGACAACGTCTCGCCGCAGAAGGTCGAGTCGATGCTCACCCTTCAGCCCGAGATCGGTCAGGCCATGGTCGCGGGCGACAAGCGGCCCTACGTCGTGGGGCTGATCGTGCCCGATGCCGAGTGGATGCAGGAATGGGCGCGCGAAAACGGGGCCGAGCCCGCGCTCGCGACGCTTGCCGAGCTGCCTGCGTTCCGCACGGCGGTCCGCGATGCGATCGACCGGGTCAATGCCGATCTCTCGGTGATCGAGAAGGTACGCCAGTTCACCTTCGCCGACGAGCCCTTCGCGATCGAGAACGAGGAGATGACGCCCAGCCTCAAGATCCGCCGCCACAAGCTGCGCGAGCGCTACGGCGAGAGGCTGGACGGGCTCTACAGATCGTGA
- a CDS encoding SufD family Fe-S cluster assembly protein translates to MSGTATLPTRKDEDFRYADMTALAQVWPIVPEEISVAAGEEAALEIVESGAEPVARHLLITLGKGAKFDLRVLSAGPAYGRIAIEARLGEGADFTLGAAQLATGKETLEVVTKVVHAEKDATSSQIVRSVLADHSTGSYLGCIGVERGADGTDAQQSVRAMLLDRTATANAKPELEIYADDVKAAHGCAVGELDAQGLFYLMSRGLTPADAKRLMLQAFIAEAFAGAAGEEALTAAAQERLEAIL, encoded by the coding sequence ATGAGCGGTACGGCAACCCTCCCCACCCGCAAGGACGAGGACTTCCGCTACGCCGACATGACCGCGCTGGCGCAGGTCTGGCCGATCGTGCCCGAGGAAATCTCGGTCGCAGCCGGCGAGGAAGCCGCGCTCGAGATCGTCGAGAGCGGCGCCGAACCGGTGGCGCGCCACCTGCTGATCACGCTCGGCAAGGGCGCGAAGTTCGACCTGCGCGTGCTCAGCGCGGGCCCCGCCTATGGCCGCATCGCCATCGAGGCCCGCCTCGGCGAGGGCGCGGACTTCACGCTGGGCGCGGCGCAGCTGGCGACGGGCAAGGAAACGCTCGAGGTGGTCACCAAGGTGGTCCACGCCGAGAAGGACGCGACCTCCAGCCAGATCGTGCGCTCGGTGCTCGCGGATCACTCGACCGGCAGCTACCTCGGCTGCATCGGGGTCGAGCGCGGCGCGGACGGCACCGATGCCCAGCAGTCGGTGCGCGCGATGCTGCTCGACCGCACCGCGACGGCCAATGCCAAGCCCGAGCTCGAGATCTACGCCGACGACGTTAAGGCGGCGCACGGCTGCGCGGTCGGCGAGCTCGATGCGCAGGGCCTGTTCTACCTGATGAGCCGCGGCCTCACCCCCGCCGATGCAAAGCGCCTGATGCTTCAGGCCTTCATCGCCGAGGCCTTTGCCGGTGCGGCGGGCGAGGAAGCGCTCACCGCTGCCGCGCAGGAGCGTCTGGAGGCGATCCTTTGA
- the ggt gene encoding gamma-glutamyltransferase produces the protein MLRKFFVGLTGPIALAACSTTSTVPPAPPPAPAAKAHEGVVSAADPRAAAAGVEMLRKGGSATDAAIATMLALNVVEPQNSGIGGGLFWVRHGAADNALDTIDGRESAPAAADESWYLDDAGKPLPGKLIYQGPLSAGTPGALAAMAKAHARWGKLSWAQLFEPAIRLARDGFVVSPRLNNGLANYGSHVTGWARDHYLPGGKPVAQGSTLRSPVMAATLERLASEGPEPFYKGDIASRLVATLNGAGPIPSKITEADLAGYEAKEREPVCGTYRVYRVCGMGPPSSGGLTVLMILKQLERFDMKALGAKSPVAWHLIAESERLAYADRNLYMADTDYIDVPEKGLLDPAYIASRSALISPDAVIADIQPGHPAGAPERQKVPFRNDPGTSDLAVVDGAGNVVEVTTTINGYFGSGLSVDGLMINNEMPDFDPVPVKDGYLVANRVEGGKRPRSSMAPTIVYGPDGKVRIAIGAAGGATIICQIAKALIGVIDWDMSAQDAIAMGLIYAPGSKVATLEEGTELAAMAPALEAMGENVKVAPLGLKANAVEFVGGKWIGAADPRSEGVGMDTAGNVTRIERRDNNLNRVHD, from the coding sequence ATGCTCCGTAAATTCTTCGTCGGCCTCACCGGCCCGATCGCCCTTGCCGCCTGTTCGACCACCTCGACGGTCCCGCCCGCGCCGCCTCCGGCTCCTGCCGCGAAGGCGCACGAGGGCGTGGTCAGCGCCGCCGACCCACGCGCCGCGGCGGCGGGCGTCGAGATGCTGCGCAAGGGTGGCAGCGCAACCGATGCCGCGATCGCGACGATGCTCGCGCTCAACGTCGTCGAGCCGCAGAATTCGGGTATCGGCGGGGGACTGTTCTGGGTTCGCCACGGCGCTGCCGACAATGCCCTCGACACCATCGACGGGCGCGAGAGCGCACCTGCCGCCGCTGACGAGAGCTGGTACCTCGATGACGCGGGCAAGCCGCTGCCGGGTAAGCTGATCTATCAAGGACCGCTCAGCGCAGGCACGCCGGGCGCGCTCGCGGCGATGGCCAAGGCCCATGCCAGATGGGGCAAGCTGTCTTGGGCGCAGCTGTTCGAGCCCGCGATCAGGCTCGCGCGCGACGGCTTCGTGGTCTCGCCGCGCCTCAACAACGGTCTCGCCAACTACGGCAGTCACGTGACCGGCTGGGCCCGCGATCACTATCTGCCCGGCGGCAAGCCGGTCGCACAGGGCTCGACGCTGCGCTCGCCGGTGATGGCGGCCACGCTCGAGCGGCTGGCCAGCGAAGGGCCCGAACCCTTCTACAAGGGCGATATCGCCAGCCGGCTGGTCGCGACGCTGAACGGGGCGGGACCGATCCCCTCGAAGATCACCGAGGCCGACCTCGCGGGCTACGAGGCCAAGGAGCGCGAACCCGTCTGCGGGACCTACCGTGTCTACCGCGTGTGCGGGATGGGCCCGCCCAGTTCGGGCGGCCTGACGGTGCTGATGATCCTCAAGCAGCTCGAGCGCTTCGACATGAAGGCACTGGGCGCGAAGTCCCCGGTCGCCTGGCACCTGATCGCCGAGAGCGAGCGGCTCGCCTATGCCGACCGCAACCTCTACATGGCCGACACCGACTACATCGACGTTCCCGAGAAGGGCCTGCTCGACCCGGCCTACATCGCCAGCCGCTCGGCGCTGATCAGCCCCGATGCGGTGATCGCGGATATCCAGCCCGGACACCCTGCAGGCGCGCCCGAGCGCCAGAAGGTACCCTTCCGCAACGATCCGGGCACCAGCGACCTCGCGGTCGTCGATGGGGCGGGCAATGTCGTCGAGGTGACCACCACCATCAACGGCTACTTCGGCTCCGGTCTCTCGGTCGACGGGCTGATGATCAACAATGAGATGCCCGACTTCGACCCCGTCCCGGTCAAGGACGGCTACCTCGTCGCCAACCGTGTCGAAGGGGGCAAGCGTCCGCGCAGTTCGATGGCCCCCACCATCGTCTACGGACCCGACGGCAAGGTGCGCATCGCCATCGGCGCGGCGGGCGGCGCGACGATCATCTGCCAGATCGCCAAGGCGCTGATCGGCGTGATCGACTGGGACATGAGCGCGCAGGACGCGATCGCGATGGGGCTGATCTACGCCCCCGGCTCGAAGGTCGCGACGCTCGAGGAAGGCACCGAGCTTGCCGCGATGGCGCCCGCGCTCGAGGCGATGGGCGAGAACGTCAAGGTCGCCCCGCTCGGCCTCAAGGCCAATGCGGTCGAGTTCGTCGGCGGCAAGTGGATCGGCGCCGCCGATCCGCGCAGCGAGGGCGTGGGCATGGATACCGCGGGCAACGTCACGCGCATCGAGCGGCGCGACAACAATCTCAACCGGGTCCACGACTGA
- a CDS encoding endonuclease domain-containing protein, which yields MATERKTLGVSLSGGPKADAKASFNVKGARLETLKERARDIRRNPSEAQKALWAELSGSKQGGVKFIRQSVVGSTIVDFACPSRWIVVQLSADDSNPDVNELQDRKLTEVGIRVLRFSEDEVLERIEGVVREINTELNVPFDKRSARRKAGSTATPRFDEGAEG from the coding sequence ATGGCCACCGAACGCAAGACCCTGGGCGTAAGCCTTTCGGGCGGGCCCAAGGCTGACGCCAAGGCCAGCTTCAACGTCAAGGGCGCCCGGCTGGAGACGCTGAAGGAGCGCGCCAGGGATATCCGCCGCAACCCCAGCGAGGCGCAGAAAGCCCTCTGGGCCGAGCTTTCGGGCTCGAAGCAGGGCGGCGTGAAGTTCATTCGCCAGTCGGTGGTGGGTTCGACCATCGTCGACTTCGCCTGCCCGTCGCGCTGGATCGTGGTGCAGCTGAGCGCCGATGATTCGAACCCCGACGTCAACGAGCTGCAGGACCGCAAGCTGACAGAGGTCGGTATTCGCGTGTTGCGCTTCTCCGAGGACGAAGTGCTCGAGCGCATCGAAGGCGTCGTGCGCGAGATCAACACAGAACTCAACGTGCCGTTCGACAAGCGCTCCGCGCGCCGGAAGGCCGGTTCCACTGCTACGCCCCGCTTCGACGAGGGCGCTGAAGGATGA
- the sufB gene encoding Fe-S cluster assembly protein SufB, protein MTQDSAPPAPEVRDQAARDAAARVADYEHGWSSDIEQEYGPKGLSEDTVRFISAKKEEPEWMLEWRLKAYRRWLEMTPPDWAKLDVPPIDYQEAYYWAAPKKKPTLNSLDEVDPEILRVYEKLGIPLEEQKVLAGVEGARKVAVDAVFDSVSVATTFRKELEAAGVIFRSISEAIREYPELVKKWLGKVVPQHDNYFAALNCAVFSDGTFVYVPEGVRCPMELSTYFRINAENTGQFERTLIVADKGAYVSYLEGCTAPQRDENQLHAAVVELVALEDAEIKYSTVQNWYPGNAEGKGGIYNFVTKRALCQGDRSKVSWTQVETGSAVTWKYPSCVLNGKDSVGEFYSVAVTNNFQQADTGTKMIHNGAGSRSTIISKGISAGKSNNTYRGLVRVGASAENVRNFTQCDSLLLGKECGAHTVPYIEVKNPSAQIEHEATTSKISDDQLFYAMQRGLDTEAAVGLIVNGFAKEVLQQLPMEFAVEAQKLLGISLEGSVG, encoded by the coding sequence ATGACACAGGATTCCGCCCCGCCCGCCCCCGAGGTGCGCGACCAGGCCGCCCGCGACGCCGCGGCGCGTGTTGCCGACTATGAGCATGGCTGGTCGTCCGACATCGAGCAGGAATATGGCCCCAAGGGCCTGTCCGAGGACACCGTGCGCTTCATCTCGGCCAAGAAGGAAGAGCCCGAGTGGATGCTCGAGTGGCGCCTCAAGGCCTATCGCCGCTGGCTCGAGATGACCCCGCCCGACTGGGCCAAGCTCGACGTGCCGCCGATCGACTATCAGGAAGCCTACTACTGGGCCGCGCCCAAGAAGAAGCCGACGCTCAACAGCCTCGACGAGGTCGATCCCGAGATCCTGCGCGTCTACGAGAAGCTGGGCATTCCGCTCGAGGAGCAGAAGGTGCTCGCCGGTGTCGAGGGCGCGCGCAAGGTCGCGGTCGACGCGGTCTTCGACTCGGTCTCGGTCGCCACCACCTTCCGCAAGGAGCTGGAAGCGGCGGGCGTGATCTTCCGCTCGATCTCCGAGGCGATCCGCGAATACCCCGAGCTGGTGAAGAAGTGGCTCGGCAAGGTCGTGCCCCAGCATGACAACTACTTCGCGGCGCTCAACTGCGCGGTCTTCTCGGACGGGACCTTCGTCTACGTCCCCGAAGGCGTGCGCTGCCCCATGGAGCTCTCGACCTATTTCCGCATCAACGCCGAGAACACAGGCCAGTTCGAGCGCACGCTGATCGTCGCCGACAAGGGCGCCTACGTCTCGTACCTCGAAGGCTGCACCGCCCCCCAGCGCGACGAGAACCAGCTACACGCGGCCGTCGTCGAACTGGTCGCGCTCGAAGATGCCGAGATCAAGTATTCGACGGTGCAGAACTGGTACCCCGGCAACGCCGAGGGCAAGGGAGGCATCTACAACTTCGTGACCAAGCGCGCGCTGTGCCAGGGCGACCGTTCGAAGGTGTCCTGGACCCAGGTCGAAACCGGCTCCGCCGTGACTTGGAAGTACCCCTCGTGCGTGCTCAACGGCAAGGATTCGGTCGGCGAGTTCTACTCGGTCGCGGTCACCAACAACTTCCAGCAGGCCGATACCGGCACCAAGATGATCCACAACGGCGCGGGCTCGCGCTCGACGATCATCTCGAAGGGCATTTCGGCGGGCAAGTCGAACAACACCTATCGCGGCCTCGTGCGCGTGGGCGCCTCGGCGGAAAACGTGCGCAACTTCACCCAGTGCGATTCGCTGCTGCTGGGCAAGGAGTGCGGCGCGCACACCGTGCCCTATATCGAGGTGAAGAACCCCTCGGCGCAGATCGAGCACGAGGCGACCACCTCGAAGATCAGCGACGACCAGCTGTTCTACGCCATGCAGCGCGGCCTCGACACCGAGGCGGCGGTCGGGCTCATCGTCAACGGCTTTGCCAAGGAAGTGCTCCAGCAATTGCCGATGGAATTCGCGGTCGAGGCGCAAAAGCTGCTCGGCATCTCGCTCGAAGGGAGTGTCGGCTGA
- the sufC gene encoding Fe-S cluster assembly ATPase SufC, with translation MLTIDNLQANVADKPILKGLSLTINPGEIHAIMGPNGAGKSTLGYTLGGRPGYEVTGGSATLNGEDLLEMEPHERAAAGLFLGFQYPVEIPGVSFVQFLREAANAQRKSRGEEPLTGGEFLKLAKEKAALLRMDMDMLKRPVNVGFSGGEKKRAEMVQMGVLDPRLAILDETDSGLDIDALKTCGEGINAIMRAPDKAVLLITHYQRLLDYVKPDYVHVLAGGRIVKSGGPELALRLEEEGYEAVVQEPAA, from the coding sequence ATGCTTACTATCGATAACCTGCAGGCGAACGTCGCCGACAAGCCCATCCTCAAAGGTCTCTCGCTGACCATCAATCCCGGCGAGATCCATGCGATCATGGGCCCCAACGGCGCTGGCAAGTCGACGCTGGGCTACACGCTCGGCGGGCGTCCGGGCTACGAGGTCACCGGCGGTTCGGCCACGCTCAACGGCGAGGACCTGCTCGAAATGGAACCGCACGAGCGTGCGGCGGCCGGCCTGTTCCTGGGCTTCCAGTACCCGGTCGAGATTCCCGGCGTCTCGTTCGTCCAGTTCCTGCGCGAGGCAGCCAATGCCCAGCGCAAGAGCCGCGGCGAGGAACCGCTCACCGGTGGCGAGTTCCTCAAGCTCGCCAAGGAAAAGGCAGCCCTGCTGCGCATGGACATGGACATGCTCAAGCGCCCGGTGAACGTGGGCTTCTCGGGCGGCGAGAAGAAGCGCGCCGAGATGGTGCAGATGGGCGTGCTCGATCCCAGGCTGGCGATCCTCGACGAGACCGACTCGGGCCTCGACATCGACGCGCTCAAGACTTGCGGCGAGGGCATCAACGCGATCATGCGCGCGCCCGACAAGGCGGTGCTGCTGATCACGCACTACCAGCGCCTGCTCGACTACGTGAAGCCCGACTATGTCCACGTCCTCGCAGGCGGCCGGATCGTGAAGTCGGGTGGCCCCGAGCTCGCGCTGCGGCTCGAGGAAGAAGGCTACGAGGCGGTCGTCCAAGAGCCGGCGGCATGA